In the Flavobacterium sp. J372 genome, one interval contains:
- a CDS encoding S41 family peptidase has protein sequence MKQIFLLAIKIAALTLYFTTCNAQQQPPSKPISKKQQAVVIKALVQKMNDGYIFPEVAMNAGKQLTALQKKGKYAAITDSREFAKALTDDLREIVKDKHLGVRFRPPLYTNAPKAEEAKKQEEAFMKHMRRMNLGFAKADLLEGNVGYLKVDGFGPVDKVGETCSGAMMFLSNTDALIIDLRDNHGGEPDMVRYLASYFFGDEPVHLNDLYFRNGNQTTEFWTIPVPGKKYLDKPVYVLTSSHTFSGGEELAYDLQTQKRATLIGETTGGGANPGDEVELPEGFTAFIPGGRAINPITKTNWEGTGVKPDIAVPAGNALKEAHLLALKELSIASGDDEAKNYYSRNIEVVQKK, from the coding sequence ATGAAACAGATTTTTTTACTGGCAATAAAAATTGCCGCCCTCACTCTCTATTTTACAACTTGTAATGCACAGCAGCAACCTCCTTCAAAGCCCATAAGCAAAAAGCAACAGGCAGTAGTCATTAAAGCATTGGTGCAAAAAATGAATGACGGCTACATTTTTCCTGAAGTTGCCATGAATGCAGGTAAGCAGCTTACAGCGCTGCAAAAAAAAGGCAAATATGCCGCTATAACAGATAGCAGGGAATTCGCAAAAGCGCTTACAGACGATCTTCGGGAAATAGTTAAAGACAAGCATCTGGGCGTGCGTTTCCGCCCACCACTCTACACAAATGCGCCAAAGGCCGAAGAAGCTAAAAAGCAGGAAGAAGCATTTATGAAGCATATGAGGCGCATGAACCTTGGTTTTGCCAAAGCTGACTTACTTGAAGGCAATGTTGGTTACCTTAAAGTTGACGGATTTGGCCCTGTTGATAAGGTAGGTGAAACCTGCAGTGGTGCCATGATGTTTTTGTCAAACACTGATGCACTCATTATCGACCTTCGTGATAATCATGGGGGCGAGCCCGACATGGTGCGCTATCTTGCGAGTTACTTTTTTGGTGATGAACCCGTACACCTCAACGACCTTTACTTCAGGAATGGAAATCAGACTACAGAATTTTGGACAATACCTGTACCCGGAAAGAAATACCTTGACAAACCGGTGTATGTGCTTACATCAAGCCATACATTTTCAGGCGGTGAAGAGCTTGCTTATGACCTGCAGACACAGAAAAGGGCAACACTAATTGGCGAAACAACGGGTGGCGGTGCTAACCCCGGTGATGAAGTTGAACTGCCCGAAGGCTTCACAGCTTTCATACCCGGCGGACGCGCAATAAACCCTATTACAAAAACCAACTGGGAAGGTACAGGAGTAAAACCTGATATTGCCGTGCCTGCCGGTAATGCCCTCAAAGAAGCACACCTTTTAGCTTTGAAAGAATTGAGTATAGCTTCAGGTGACGATGAGGCTAAAAACTACTATAGCCGTAATATAGAAGTTGTGCAAAAGAAATAA
- a CDS encoding fasciclin domain-containing protein: MKTSKILSVAILAFSMFVGTASFAQKTKMVGGAEMYPDKNIVENAVNSKDHTTLVAAVKAAGLVETLQGAGPFTVFAPTNAAFNKLPKGTVDTLLKPENKKMLQDVLKYHVVAGKWSAADVARAIKAGNGKAEVKTVQGGKLWLMMEGKNVVIKDEKGGMATVTIADVNQSNGVIHVIDTVLMHK; encoded by the coding sequence ATGAAAACTTCAAAAATTTTATCGGTTGCCATATTGGCTTTTTCAATGTTTGTTGGCACGGCATCATTCGCTCAAAAAACTAAAATGGTAGGCGGCGCCGAAATGTACCCTGACAAAAACATTGTAGAAAATGCTGTAAACTCTAAAGACCACACTACGCTTGTTGCAGCTGTTAAGGCGGCAGGGCTTGTAGAAACGCTTCAGGGCGCGGGGCCATTCACAGTATTTGCACCAACGAATGCAGCTTTCAACAAGCTGCCAAAAGGTACCGTAGATACACTGCTGAAGCCTGAAAACAAAAAGATGCTTCAGGATGTGCTTAAATATCACGTTGTTGCCGGCAAATGGAGCGCTGCTGATGTGGCCAGGGCAATCAAAGCAGGTAACGGCAAAGCAGAAGTAAAAACCGTACAGGGCGGTAAACTATGGTTGATGATGGAAGGTAAAAATGTAGTGATTAAAGACGAAAAAGGCGGCATGGCAACAGTTACAATCGCGGATGTAAACCAGTCGAACGGAGTTATACACGTAATTGATACTGTGTTAATGCATAAATAA
- a CDS encoding cyanophycinase: MNARGKLVIIGGAVDKGSFTEAAFDANPANNLNFFEKGILRRIINESKHNQDSRIEVITTASVIPKQVGPQYVKAFEYLKANNVGLLNIERREQTNDPEVLARIKAADVVMFTGGDQLRLTSILGGTKLHDIILDKFNNEDFIYAGTSAGAAAASNNMIYQGSSHEALLKGEVKITSGLSLIQNVIIDTHFVQRGRIGRLFQAVVGNPRVLGIGLGEDTGLLITNDGKMEAIGSGLVILVDGRSIADTNLTQVEMGRPISINNLTVHVMSMYDIYDLKTHTLEIHNSQYAEELIIPVEVDDDEQPDSADLE, encoded by the coding sequence ATGAATGCACGAGGAAAACTTGTAATTATAGGCGGCGCAGTTGACAAAGGAAGCTTTACCGAAGCTGCATTTGATGCCAACCCGGCCAATAACCTGAACTTTTTTGAAAAAGGAATTTTACGCAGGATAATAAACGAATCTAAACACAACCAGGATTCGAGAATTGAAGTAATCACTACAGCATCTGTAATACCTAAGCAGGTAGGTCCGCAGTACGTTAAGGCTTTTGAATACCTGAAAGCCAATAACGTAGGCCTGCTTAATATAGAGCGCCGCGAGCAAACCAATGACCCTGAAGTGCTTGCAAGGATAAAAGCTGCAGATGTAGTGATGTTTACAGGTGGCGACCAGCTAAGGCTTACATCTATACTTGGCGGTACTAAGCTGCACGATATTATTCTTGATAAGTTCAATAATGAAGATTTTATTTACGCAGGCACATCAGCCGGAGCAGCAGCTGCATCAAATAATATGATTTACCAGGGCAGCAGCCATGAGGCGCTGCTTAAAGGTGAGGTGAAGATAACAAGCGGACTCAGCCTTATACAAAATGTAATTATTGATACCCACTTTGTACAGCGTGGGCGCATAGGCCGCCTTTTCCAGGCTGTGGTAGGCAACCCACGTGTTTTAGGTATAGGCCTTGGAGAAGATACCGGGCTGCTTATCACTAATGATGGGAAAATGGAAGCTATAGGCTCCGGGCTTGTAATACTGGTTGACGGACGCAGCATTGCTGATACCAACCTTACGCAGGTTGAAATGGGCAGGCCAATTTCTATAAATAATCTTACAGTGCATGTAATGAGCATGTATGATATTTATGACCTGAAAACGCATACACTCGAGATACATAACTCACAATATGCAGAAGAACTCATAATACCTGTTGAGGTTGATGACGATGAGCAGCCGGATTCTGCAGATTTGGAGTAG
- the ruvX gene encoding Holliday junction resolvase RuvX, giving the protein MPRILAIDYGQKRTGIAVTDEMQIIASGLTTIPSETAIDFLKDYFAKEKVERILIGEPKQMSGEPSESTAVIEAFVRRFTEVFPDMPVARVDERFTSKMAFQTMISSGLGKKQRQNKGLIDEISATIMLQDYLSARNKF; this is encoded by the coding sequence ATGCCTCGCATCCTCGCAATAGACTACGGACAAAAACGCACGGGTATAGCTGTGACTGATGAAATGCAGATTATTGCATCGGGACTAACCACTATACCGTCTGAGACCGCGATTGATTTTCTCAAAGATTATTTTGCCAAGGAAAAGGTTGAGCGCATTTTGATAGGCGAGCCAAAACAGATGAGCGGTGAACCCTCTGAAAGTACTGCTGTTATTGAAGCATTTGTACGAAGGTTTACTGAGGTGTTTCCTGATATGCCCGTTGCCAGGGTTGATGAGCGCTTTACCAGCAAGATGGCATTTCAAACGATGATAAGCAGCGGCCTTGGCAAAAAGCAGCGACAGAACAAAGGGCTTATTGATGAGATTTCTGCAACCATAATGCTTCAGGATTATCTTTCTGCGCGTAATAAATTTTAG
- the cphA gene encoding cyanophycin synthetase, giving the protein MKILKIQALRGPNIWSVYRKKVIQMRLDLEEAEQTPTNKIPGFRERIEALIPSLITHRCSEGVRGGLFKRIEDGTWMGHVIEHIALEIQTLAGMDTGYGRTRETKTPGVYNVVFSYIEENVGMFAAEASVSIAEALIAGTDYDIEADIQRMREIRERVRLGPSTGSIVEEAVARDIPWIRLGSNSLVQLGYGVNQVRFQATITNQTSHIAVDIACNKEETKRMLQAASVPVASGDICSDEEGLKAIIDKIGFPIVTKPLDGNHGKGASINLKTFEQAVEGLEFAKKYSRRVIVEKFITGYDFRVLVINNKVVAAAQRVPANVKGNGRDTIQQLIDTENQDPRRGYGHEKVLTEINVDRDTTDLLEKKGYTLNTVPADGEIVYLKSTANLSTGGTSVDVTDMMHPENIFLAERISRVIGLDICGIDIMAENLTQPLKENGGVIIEVNAAPGFRMHLAPAEGLPRNVAAPVIDMLYPPGKPSRIPIFAVTGTNGKTTTTRLLAHIVKNNGYQVGFTTSDGIYVQNHMMEKGDTTGPLSAEYILKDPTVEFAVLETARGGILRSGLGFSRCDIGIITNIQEDHLGLNDIHTLDDLRKVKSVVPRSVKKDGWAVLNADDKESVRLARDLDCNVAFFSMDESNPVIQEQAREGRIAAVYEEGYITIKKGEWKIRIEKASRVPLTMGGKAKFMIANVLAATLASYLWGFKTEDISQSLKTFIPGAAQTPGRMNIFRFRKFSVLIDFAHNPAGYLAVEDFMSNVEATQKIGIIAGVGDRRDQDITECAMIAARMFDHIIIRQEKHLRGRTDSNINELILQGFSQSGRKPTYEMIPKETEALQHAMDNAKEGSYIVALSDVVTNAIEVVQGYLDKENEEIITS; this is encoded by the coding sequence ATGAAAATACTGAAAATTCAGGCCTTGCGCGGACCGAACATCTGGAGTGTATACCGCAAGAAAGTGATCCAGATGCGCTTAGACCTTGAAGAAGCTGAACAAACCCCCACCAATAAAATTCCGGGATTCCGCGAGCGGATTGAGGCCTTAATCCCATCTCTTATTACCCATCGCTGCTCAGAAGGAGTGCGCGGAGGGCTTTTTAAGCGTATAGAAGACGGTACCTGGATGGGGCATGTTATAGAGCACATAGCGCTTGAAATACAAACCCTGGCAGGAATGGACACAGGCTATGGCCGTACACGGGAAACAAAAACACCGGGTGTATACAACGTAGTCTTCAGCTATATCGAAGAAAATGTAGGGATGTTTGCCGCTGAAGCTTCAGTAAGCATTGCTGAAGCGCTAATTGCAGGCACAGACTATGATATAGAAGCTGATATACAGAGAATGCGCGAAATTAGAGAGCGTGTACGCCTGGGGCCAAGTACAGGAAGCATTGTAGAAGAAGCTGTGGCTCGCGATATACCATGGATAAGGCTGGGCAGTAATTCACTTGTGCAGCTGGGTTATGGCGTAAACCAGGTACGTTTTCAGGCTACTATTACCAACCAGACCAGTCACATAGCTGTAGACATTGCGTGCAATAAAGAAGAAACCAAGCGCATGCTCCAGGCGGCATCTGTCCCGGTAGCATCAGGAGATATATGCAGTGATGAAGAAGGCCTGAAAGCTATTATTGATAAAATAGGTTTTCCTATAGTGACAAAACCGCTTGACGGTAACCATGGGAAAGGCGCATCTATAAACCTAAAAACGTTTGAGCAGGCTGTTGAAGGGCTGGAGTTTGCCAAAAAATACAGCCGTCGTGTAATTGTTGAAAAATTTATTACCGGTTATGATTTCAGGGTACTTGTCATTAATAATAAGGTTGTGGCTGCCGCCCAGCGCGTGCCGGCAAACGTTAAAGGCAACGGACGCGATACAATACAACAGCTTATAGATACTGAAAACCAAGACCCACGTCGCGGCTACGGTCATGAGAAAGTACTTACGGAAATAAATGTGGACCGCGATACCACGGACTTACTTGAAAAGAAAGGATACACATTAAATACTGTTCCTGCCGATGGTGAGATTGTTTACCTTAAATCAACTGCCAACCTAAGTACCGGTGGAACTTCTGTTGATGTGACGGATATGATGCACCCTGAAAACATCTTCCTTGCCGAACGTATTTCAAGGGTAATAGGGCTTGATATCTGCGGAATTGATATTATGGCTGAAAACCTTACCCAACCACTTAAAGAGAACGGGGGAGTCATCATTGAAGTAAATGCAGCTCCGGGTTTCCGTATGCACCTTGCGCCTGCTGAAGGGCTGCCACGTAATGTAGCGGCACCGGTGATAGATATGCTTTACCCACCGGGCAAGCCAAGTCGCATCCCGATTTTTGCAGTTACCGGCACCAACGGTAAAACCACTACAACAAGGCTGTTGGCACATATAGTTAAAAACAACGGCTACCAGGTAGGTTTCACAACATCTGATGGTATATACGTGCAGAACCACATGATGGAGAAAGGCGATACAACTGGCCCGCTTTCTGCAGAATATATATTAAAAGACCCTACTGTAGAATTTGCCGTGCTTGAAACTGCACGCGGCGGCATCCTACGCTCGGGGCTTGGCTTTAGCCGGTGCGACATAGGTATTATCACAAATATCCAGGAAGATCATCTTGGCCTTAATGACATACATACGCTTGATGATTTGCGTAAGGTGAAGAGTGTTGTGCCGCGCTCTGTAAAAAAAGACGGCTGGGCTGTGCTTAATGCCGACGATAAAGAATCAGTACGCCTTGCACGCGATCTTGACTGCAACGTAGCTTTTTTCAGTATGGATGAGAGTAACCCTGTAATACAGGAGCAGGCACGGGAAGGGCGTATTGCTGCAGTGTATGAAGAAGGGTATATTACCATTAAAAAAGGGGAATGGAAAATACGTATCGAGAAAGCATCACGTGTACCGCTAACCATGGGTGGCAAAGCTAAATTTATGATTGCCAATGTACTTGCAGCAACCCTTGCCAGCTACTTGTGGGGTTTTAAGACCGAAGATATAAGCCAGTCGCTTAAAACATTTATACCGGGCGCTGCACAAACCCCTGGACGTATGAATATATTCAGGTTCAGGAAGTTTAGTGTGCTTATTGACTTTGCTCATAACCCTGCCGGATATCTTGCGGTTGAAGATTTTATGAGCAATGTTGAGGCTACACAAAAAATAGGCATTATTGCCGGGGTAGGAGACAGGCGCGACCAGGATATTACTGAATGTGCCATGATAGCAGCCCGTATGTTTGACCATATCATTATCCGGCAGGAAAAGCACCTGCGGGGCAGGACAGATTCAAATATAAACGAGCTTATACTACAGGGCTTTTCACAGAGCGGGCGAAAGCCTACCTATGAAATGATCCCGAAAGAAACTGAAGCTTTACAACATGCTATGGATAATGCTAAAGAGGGTAGCTACATTGTTGCCCTAAGCGATGTAGTGACAAATGCCATTGAAGTTGTTCAGGGCTATCTTGATAAAGAAAATGAGGAAATTATAACCTCTTAA
- a CDS encoding glutaminyl-peptide cyclotransferase, whose protein sequence is MKKYNVLAAMFLAMAAVSCGDDTKKENAFSIDTTNLKQQYNATEKAELSIANPANKEIDSVVYLVNGKRAGSVKGNAKFTLDFAGRKLGYQDIQAQVYSGGHGTNTDLRVELMSSIDPKVLSYDIVNTYPHDMTAYTQGLEFYRDTLIESTGSGAGRSGKRAVSDIRKVNPKTGEVYKKTPLDPENFGEGATVLNGKIYQLTYQRNEGYVYDANTLKKLKTVPYYKAMEGWGLTNDGKNLYMTDGSEKIYTIDPETFKQIDYVNVYTRGSKIGAVNELEWVDGKIYGNIYQKDAIAIINPKTGEVESVLDLSALKAKVNQHIDLDVLNGIAYNPKTKTFFVTGKNWDKMFEIRIKG, encoded by the coding sequence ATGAAAAAATATAATGTGCTGGCAGCCATGTTTTTGGCAATGGCAGCAGTGTCGTGTGGTGATGATACCAAAAAAGAAAATGCGTTTTCTATAGATACTACCAACCTTAAGCAGCAATACAACGCTACCGAAAAAGCAGAACTCTCAATCGCAAATCCGGCAAATAAAGAAATAGACTCTGTGGTATATCTTGTAAACGGCAAACGTGCGGGCAGTGTGAAAGGGAATGCAAAATTTACGCTTGATTTTGCCGGGCGAAAACTGGGCTACCAGGATATACAGGCGCAGGTATACAGTGGCGGGCACGGCACAAATACGGATTTACGAGTGGAGCTGATGAGCAGCATTGACCCTAAAGTTTTAAGCTACGATATTGTAAATACATATCCTCACGATATGACAGCTTATACGCAGGGACTCGAGTTTTACCGCGATACGCTGATTGAAAGTACCGGTAGCGGTGCAGGCCGTTCAGGTAAACGGGCTGTATCTGATATACGGAAGGTGAACCCAAAAACCGGAGAAGTGTATAAGAAAACACCGCTAGACCCTGAGAACTTTGGTGAGGGCGCTACAGTTCTAAATGGCAAAATTTACCAGCTTACCTACCAACGCAATGAAGGCTATGTGTATGATGCCAACACGCTAAAGAAACTAAAGACTGTACCATATTACAAAGCCATGGAAGGCTGGGGCCTTACCAATGATGGTAAAAACCTGTATATGACTGACGGTTCTGAGAAGATTTATACAATTGACCCCGAGACCTTTAAGCAGATTGACTATGTAAATGTATATACCCGCGGCTCAAAGATTGGGGCTGTAAATGAGCTGGAATGGGTTGACGGTAAGATATACGGCAATATTTATCAAAAAGATGCCATTGCAATTATTAACCCAAAAACCGGCGAGGTTGAGAGCGTACTTGACCTAAGTGCACTGAAAGCTAAAGTAAACCAGCATATTGACCTTGATGTGCTTAACGGCATTGCCTACAACCCTAAAACCAAAACCTTTTTTGTAACCGGAAAGAACTGGGACAAGATGTTTGAGATAAGGATAAAGGGGTAA
- a CDS encoding MarR family winged helix-turn-helix transcriptional regulator gives MENLSSIVFYTIDKSIKSYRQYAQKQLKAAGFELTIDQWLVLKSIEEDSEAKQQDIAEKAFKDVASITRIIELLVQKEYLSREFHTSDRRRFKLLLTKKGNETLKKMQPYIKNNRSKALEGISPEELTEINKILSKIIKNVTK, from the coding sequence ATGGAGAATTTAAGCAGTATAGTATTCTACACAATTGATAAATCAATAAAAAGCTACAGGCAGTATGCACAAAAGCAGCTAAAAGCGGCTGGTTTTGAACTGACAATAGACCAATGGCTGGTGCTGAAGTCAATAGAGGAAGACAGCGAAGCCAAGCAGCAGGACATCGCAGAAAAAGCATTTAAAGATGTTGCCTCAATAACCAGGATAATAGAGTTGCTGGTACAAAAGGAGTATTTATCGCGTGAATTTCATACTAGTGACAGGCGCAGGTTTAAACTGCTGCTGACAAAAAAGGGAAATGAAACATTGAAGAAGATGCAACCTTATATAAAAAACAACAGGAGTAAAGCTTTAGAAGGGATTAGCCCGGAGGAATTAACCGAGATAAATAAGATACTTTCAAAAATCATAAAAAATGTCACCAAATAA
- a CDS encoding DUF1579 domain-containing protein, with protein sequence MKKIYLYLAVLSLCFASCKKEVKVENDTTTTDTTAVANESANAAKPMDSAAAAQEWMAYATPGEMHKMMATETGKWNCEMTFWENEGAEPQKSTCTADVKMAMGGRYQVGDYKGKMMGMDFEGKSTMAYNNASNEFTSSWIDNMGTGMMVMKGKMNADGKSMTLHGEMTDPLTKGVCKTREVYTVVDDNTRKMEMFDTKGNAKEYKSMELVMKRS encoded by the coding sequence ATGAAGAAAATTTATCTCTATTTAGCTGTGCTTTCACTTTGTTTTGCTTCATGTAAAAAAGAAGTGAAAGTAGAAAATGACACCACAACAACCGATACTACAGCGGTAGCAAATGAGTCTGCCAATGCAGCCAAGCCAATGGACAGCGCCGCCGCAGCACAGGAGTGGATGGCTTATGCCACACCCGGCGAAATGCACAAAATGATGGCAACAGAAACCGGTAAATGGAATTGCGAAATGACATTTTGGGAAAATGAAGGCGCTGAACCCCAAAAATCTACCTGCACTGCCGATGTAAAAATGGCTATGGGAGGGCGCTACCAGGTTGGCGATTATAAAGGCAAAATGATGGGAATGGACTTTGAAGGCAAGAGCACAATGGCTTATAACAACGCGTCAAATGAATTCACCTCAAGCTGGATTGACAATATGGGTACCGGTATGATGGTGATGAAAGGCAAAATGAATGCAGACGGCAAAAGTATGACACTTCATGGTGAAATGACCGACCCTCTTACAAAAGGCGTTTGCAAAACCCGTGAGGTATATACCGTAGTTGATGACAATACCCGCAAAATGGAAATGTTTGACACGAAAGGCAATGCTAAAGAGTATAAAAGTATGGAGCTTGTGATGAAAAGATCATAA
- a CDS encoding PaaI family thioesterase — protein sequence MEFEKEKALQMCRQFSKNTLMETLEIEFTDAGPDFLEATMPVNSRVHQPMGLLHGGASVALAESVGSAASIMFINPEKQEVRGIEISANHLRSKRDGKVTGTARIIHQGRSLHLWEVRITDEEGRLISLCKITNMVLPKK from the coding sequence ATGGAATTTGAGAAAGAAAAGGCATTGCAGATGTGCAGGCAGTTCTCTAAAAATACGCTGATGGAAACGCTGGAGATTGAGTTTACCGATGCCGGCCCTGATTTCCTTGAGGCTACCATGCCGGTAAACTCGCGCGTGCACCAGCCGATGGGTCTGCTGCATGGCGGTGCATCAGTAGCATTGGCAGAGAGCGTTGGTAGTGCGGCATCTATCATGTTCATCAATCCTGAAAAACAGGAGGTGAGGGGCATAGAGATTTCGGCTAATCACCTGCGCAGCAAGCGTGATGGTAAAGTAACCGGTACAGCCAGGATAATTCACCAGGGGAGAAGCCTGCATTTATGGGAAGTGCGAATAACAGATGAGGAGGGCAGGCTGATTTCGCTTTGTAAAATAACCAATATGGTACTTCCAAAAAAATAA
- a CDS encoding isoaspartyl peptidase/L-asparaginase has protein sequence MKIIIHGGFFGESHTDPVTKKKKQDALIAIVKESYEYLKTHTALEAVMHAVTQLEDDPLFNAGIGSQIQSDGKIRMSASIMDGKTQKMSGVINIEETKNPIQVAFKLLPFEDRILGGEGATNFARMNGFEAFSTEIPQRRKEHEAKLASHGLGTVGCVAVDKDGNIAAGTSTGGKGFEIPGRISDSATVAGNYANAFCGVSCTGVGEDIVSNATAAKIVTRVTDGMPIKDAVEKTFTELKAIEGFAGVIAIDKDGNFYHKDSHVCMVYAKFDGNDLEVFG, from the coding sequence ATGAAAATCATCATACACGGCGGCTTTTTCGGCGAATCGCATACTGACCCTGTGACAAAAAAGAAGAAGCAGGATGCGCTTATTGCAATTGTAAAAGAGTCTTACGAATACCTTAAGACACATACCGCATTAGAGGCTGTAATGCATGCCGTGACACAACTTGAAGATGACCCGTTGTTTAATGCAGGGATAGGTTCACAGATACAAAGCGACGGTAAAATACGCATGAGCGCCAGTATCATGGATGGTAAAACCCAGAAAATGAGCGGCGTGATAAATATTGAGGAAACCAAAAACCCTATACAGGTAGCCTTCAAACTTCTGCCGTTTGAAGACCGTATTCTGGGCGGTGAGGGTGCAACCAATTTTGCCCGTATGAATGGTTTTGAGGCATTTTCAACTGAAATACCACAACGCCGTAAAGAGCATGAAGCAAAATTGGCAAGTCATGGCTTAGGCACTGTGGGCTGTGTAGCTGTTGATAAAGACGGTAATATTGCAGCCGGTACATCAACAGGCGGAAAAGGCTTTGAGATACCCGGACGCATTAGTGATTCAGCCACTGTTGCAGGTAATTATGCTAATGCATTTTGCGGTGTGAGCTGCACAGGCGTTGGCGAAGACATTGTGAGCAACGCCACCGCTGCCAAGATAGTAACCCGCGTTACCGATGGCATGCCTATAAAAGATGCTGTTGAAAAAACTTTTACAGAGCTTAAGGCGATTGAAGGTTTTGCAGGAGTGATCGCCATTGATAAAGACGGCAATTTCTATCATAAAGACTCACACGTGTGCATGGTGTATGCGAAGTTTGACGGGAATGATCTGGAGGTATTTGGATAA